A window of Odocoileus virginianus isolate 20LAN1187 ecotype Illinois chromosome 22, Ovbor_1.2, whole genome shotgun sequence contains these coding sequences:
- the C22H18orf32 gene encoding UPF0729 protein C18orf32 homolog — protein MVCIPCIVIPVLLWVYKKFLEPYIYPLISPFVSRMWPRKAIRETNDKNKGKVDYKGADINELPTRGPTEICDKKKD, from the exons ATGGTGTGCATTCCCTGCATCGTTATTCCAGTTCTGCTCTGGGTCTACAAAAAGTTCTTGGAGCCATATATATACCCTCTGATCTCCCCCTTTGTTAGCCGTATGTGGCCTCGGAAAGCTATACGAGAAACCAACgataaaaacaaaggcaaagtAGACTATAAG ggTGCAGACATAAATGAATTACCAACAAGAGGACCAACAGAAATTTGTGATAAAAAGAAAGACTAA